A genomic region of Serratia fonticola contains the following coding sequences:
- the livM gene encoding high-affinity branched-chain amino acid ABC transporter permease LivM: protein MSQSKDLPRLNIKRSLWDAVVAGLIALIVFGPIVGIVLNDYSFNVEPRRLVFIIAVVMVGRLLLSLFLQTPPGRKVLRRFEAGNDGVYVRPIGARSNLRWIMPLLVVLALLFPFMATKYLLTVAILGLIYVLLGLGLNIVVGLAGLLDLGYVAFYAIGAYGLALGYQYLGLGFWAMLPLGALMAALAGALLGFPVLRMHGDYLAIVTLGFGEIIRLVLNNWMSLTGGPNGISVPAPTLFGLEFGRRAKEGGIPIHEFLGIAYNPNLKFIFIYAVLCLVVLLVLYIKHRLTRMPIGRAWEALREDEIACRSLGLNHVLVKLSAFMMGASTAGIAGVFFATYQGFVNPTSFTFFESALILAIVVLGGMGSTIGVVLAAFVLTVAPELLRSFAEYRVLLFGVLMVLMMIWRPRGLVRISRSSFAPRKGIAP from the coding sequence ATGTCTCAATCCAAAGATCTTCCAAGGCTGAATATTAAACGCAGCCTGTGGGATGCCGTTGTTGCGGGCCTGATTGCACTGATTGTTTTTGGCCCGATTGTCGGCATTGTGCTGAATGATTACAGCTTTAACGTTGAGCCGCGGCGGTTAGTGTTCATTATTGCGGTGGTGATGGTTGGGCGCTTGCTACTCAGCCTGTTCCTGCAAACTCCGCCGGGGCGCAAGGTGTTGCGGCGTTTTGAAGCGGGCAATGACGGTGTGTATGTGCGACCAATCGGCGCAAGATCGAATCTGCGTTGGATCATGCCTCTGTTGGTGGTGCTGGCACTCCTGTTTCCCTTCATGGCGACCAAGTACTTGCTGACAGTGGCGATCCTCGGCCTGATTTATGTGTTGTTAGGTCTGGGGTTGAACATTGTTGTCGGCTTGGCTGGGCTGCTCGATCTGGGGTACGTGGCGTTTTACGCGATTGGCGCCTATGGCCTGGCACTGGGTTATCAGTACCTTGGCCTGGGATTCTGGGCGATGTTACCGCTGGGGGCACTGATGGCAGCACTGGCCGGCGCGCTGCTGGGATTCCCCGTGCTGCGTATGCATGGCGACTATCTGGCGATAGTGACACTGGGGTTTGGTGAAATCATCCGCCTGGTGCTGAATAACTGGATGTCGCTAACCGGTGGGCCGAACGGTATTTCAGTACCCGCACCGACGCTGTTTGGCCTGGAGTTTGGCCGCCGAGCCAAAGAAGGGGGGATCCCCATTCATGAGTTCCTGGGCATCGCCTATAACCCTAACCTGAAGTTTATCTTTATCTATGCGGTATTGTGTCTGGTGGTGTTACTGGTGTTGTACATCAAACATCGCCTGACACGTATGCCGATAGGACGCGCCTGGGAAGCGCTGCGTGAAGATGAAATTGCCTGCCGTTCTCTCGGGCTCAATCACGTGCTGGTGAAACTTTCGGCATTTATGATGGGGGCTTCCACCGCAGGCATTGCCGGCGTGTTTTTTGCGACCTATCAGGGGTTTGTCAACCCGACGTCATTCACTTTCTTTGAATCCGCACTGATCCTGGCCATTGTGGTGCTCGGCGGGATGGGGTCGACCATCGGCGTGGTGTTGGCGGCTTTTGTGCTGACGGTGGCACCGGAGTTGCTACGCAGCTTTGCTGAATATCGGGTGCTGTTATTCGGGGTGTTGATGGTTCTGATGATGATCTGGCGTCCGCGTGGCCTGGTACGCATCAGCCGCAGCAGTTTTGCTCCACGCAAGGGGATCGCACCATGA
- a CDS encoding methionyl-tRNA formyltransferase: MPNRQKVVLFSEVNSKLGSPFLRVLSAHPAIELVAVVTSPHNSLCGYFVNDPLKVDIDVEATALGIPVLRPEQVSIPAVVEQLTELEPDYFIVANFQQILSRELLAIPRIAPINFHPSPLPRYAGLAPFYWVVRNGDRHSAISAIRMEEGLDTGPIIMQRQIALSGLETGIGLRNVQEQQNVLMLLDLIPLLATGSFTYVPQDMRKRTYCGRPREQDYLLDFTLDAKTLYCHTRAGYRHPGAHFFMPDGSRVVVLSMALCPEQIGDKLGSPGSIRHTTTGTFIAASDEWLQLLTIDINGIETCVTPSNISATAAFAIAG, from the coding sequence ATGCCTAATCGACAGAAGGTTGTGTTGTTCTCTGAAGTAAATTCGAAGTTGGGTTCGCCTTTTCTTCGCGTCCTGTCTGCCCACCCGGCAATTGAGCTGGTGGCCGTTGTAACCTCTCCACATAACAGCCTTTGTGGCTATTTTGTTAATGATCCATTAAAAGTCGATATCGATGTTGAGGCCACTGCGCTGGGTATTCCCGTATTGCGCCCTGAACAGGTGAGTATCCCTGCCGTTGTCGAGCAGTTGACTGAACTTGAACCTGATTATTTTATTGTGGCTAATTTTCAACAAATACTGAGTCGCGAGCTTCTGGCCATTCCTCGTATTGCGCCGATCAATTTTCATCCCAGCCCTTTACCTCGTTATGCGGGTCTTGCGCCTTTCTATTGGGTTGTGCGTAACGGCGATCGTCACAGCGCAATAAGTGCTATCAGAATGGAAGAGGGGCTTGATACCGGACCGATCATCATGCAGCGGCAAATTGCGCTATCCGGCCTGGAAACAGGTATCGGCTTGCGCAATGTTCAAGAGCAGCAAAATGTTCTGATGTTGCTGGATCTGATCCCTTTGCTGGCGACAGGTTCCTTTACTTACGTCCCACAGGATATGAGGAAGAGAACCTATTGTGGTCGCCCGCGCGAGCAGGATTATTTACTCGATTTCACGTTGGACGCCAAAACACTGTATTGCCATACACGGGCGGGATATCGCCATCCAGGTGCACATTTCTTCATGCCTGATGGCTCACGCGTCGTGGTGTTATCAATGGCGCTTTGTCCTGAGCAAATCGGGGACAAACTGGGCTCTCCTGGCAGTATTCGTCATACGACGACAGGAACATTTATTGCGGCATCAGATGAATGGCTGCAATTACTGACAATTGACATCAACGGTATAGAAACTTGCGTGACGCCCAGCAATATTTCCGCCACGGCGGCATTTGCGATAGCAGGTTAA
- a CDS encoding ABC transporter permease subunit gives MDVFFLQQLINGLTLGAVYGLIAIGYTMVYGIIGMINFAHGEVYMISAYLCAIALALLSFFGLHSFPLLILGTLVFTIVITGVYGWVIERIAYKPLRNSTRLAPLISAIGMSLILQNYVQISQGPRQQGIPTLLDGIFRLNIGGGMIQITYTKVFILVASLLGMAILTYVIQHTRLGRICRATQQDRKMAAILGINTDRVISLVFVIGAAMAGLAGVLITMNYGTFDFYVGFIIGVKAFTAAVLGGIGSLPGAMLGGLLLGVAEAQFAGMVNSDYKDVFSFALLVAILIFRPQGLLGRPMVTKV, from the coding sequence ATGGATGTTTTTTTCCTGCAACAATTGATTAACGGTCTGACCCTTGGCGCGGTCTATGGCCTGATCGCCATCGGCTACACCATGGTTTACGGCATCATTGGCATGATCAACTTCGCCCATGGCGAGGTCTATATGATTTCCGCTTATCTGTGCGCTATTGCTCTGGCGTTGCTCTCTTTCTTTGGTTTGCACTCCTTCCCGTTATTAATCCTGGGCACGTTGGTGTTCACCATTGTGATTACGGGCGTCTATGGCTGGGTAATTGAGCGTATCGCTTATAAACCCCTGCGTAATTCCACTCGCTTGGCGCCGTTGATCTCGGCCATTGGTATGTCGTTAATCCTGCAAAACTATGTGCAGATCAGCCAGGGGCCGCGTCAGCAGGGGATCCCTACGCTGTTGGACGGCATTTTTCGCCTTAATATCGGTGGAGGAATGATCCAGATAACCTACACCAAGGTGTTCATACTGGTGGCTTCACTGCTGGGCATGGCGATACTCACCTATGTGATCCAGCATACCCGTCTGGGACGTATCTGTCGGGCCACCCAGCAGGATCGTAAAATGGCGGCGATACTCGGGATTAACACCGATCGGGTGATCTCGCTGGTGTTCGTGATTGGGGCTGCCATGGCCGGATTAGCCGGGGTGTTGATCACCATGAATTACGGCACTTTCGATTTTTATGTCGGCTTTATCATCGGTGTCAAAGCCTTTACCGCCGCAGTATTAGGGGGCATTGGTTCACTACCGGGGGCCATGCTGGGAGGACTGCTACTGGGCGTGGCAGAAGCACAGTTTGCCGGCATGGTGAACTCGGATTACAAGGATGTGTTTTCGTTTGCACTGTTGGTGGCGATCTTGATTTTTCGCCCTCAGGGCCTGCTGGGGCGGCCAATGGTCACTAAGGTGTGA
- a CDS encoding SDR family NAD(P)-dependent oxidoreductase, with protein MPTLSGKVALVTGGSRGIGADIARRLARDGADVIITYMHNVQAAEKVLTDIHRYGQRGESIQADVADAATIAPVFEQVMKRYGSLDILVNNAGYMDISGTPLSDIPLETVDQTIMVNIRGAYLYAQHAASYLQKGGRIINIGSCVGRHVPGGGLTLYAMSKSAIIGLTKGLARDLGTKGITVNQISPGPIETDMNPENGPNAEFWRNLTSLGRYGTTKEVAAVASFLASSEAAFITGAEIAVDGGINS; from the coding sequence ATGCCTACTCTTTCTGGAAAAGTTGCATTGGTTACGGGGGGAAGCCGGGGAATTGGCGCGGATATTGCCCGGCGTCTGGCGCGTGATGGTGCCGATGTCATCATCACCTATATGCATAATGTTCAGGCCGCAGAAAAGGTGCTGACCGATATTCATCGATACGGCCAGCGGGGGGAATCCATTCAGGCGGATGTTGCCGATGCTGCCACGATTGCCCCCGTTTTCGAGCAGGTTATGAAACGTTACGGTAGTCTCGATATTCTGGTTAACAACGCAGGTTACATGGATATCAGCGGTACACCACTGTCAGACATTCCTCTGGAAACGGTCGATCAGACCATAATGGTGAATATTCGCGGCGCTTATCTGTACGCGCAACATGCTGCCAGCTATCTCCAGAAAGGAGGGCGGATCATCAATATTGGCAGTTGCGTGGGACGCCACGTTCCAGGTGGCGGGTTAACGCTTTATGCAATGAGTAAATCCGCCATTATTGGGCTCACGAAAGGGCTGGCACGGGATCTTGGCACTAAAGGTATTACGGTGAACCAGATATCCCCAGGACCAATCGAAACCGATATGAACCCGGAGAATGGTCCCAATGCTGAGTTCTGGCGCAATCTGACCTCTCTGGGGCGCTATGGGACCACAAAAGAGGTTGCGGCAGTTGCCAGTTTTTTGGCCAGTTCAGAAGCTGCTTTTATCACGGGTGCAGAGATTGCTGTAGATGGAGGAATAAATAGCTAG
- a CDS encoding ABC transporter ATP-binding protein translates to MNDAILRVEHLMMRFGGIKALNDVNLAVERGSITALIGPNGAGKTTVFNCLTGFYRASGGAIRLNTRNNPTDVIRVLGQKFRASDWINPAQLGSRLYYKMFGGTHLVNRAGLARTFQNIRLFREMSVVENLLVAQHRLSNRSLIAGVLNTPAYRRAENEALDRAFYWLEVVELVDCANRLAGEMSYGQQRRLEIARAMCTTPEMICLDEPAAGLNPVETATLSRIIRFLRQHHGITVLLIEHDMGMVMEISDHVIVLDHGDVIAQGTPQEIQHNDSVIAAYLGADEEELAG, encoded by the coding sequence ATGAACGACGCCATCTTGCGTGTTGAACATTTAATGATGCGTTTTGGTGGCATCAAGGCGCTAAACGATGTGAATCTGGCGGTGGAAAGGGGGTCGATTACGGCATTGATTGGCCCGAACGGTGCCGGGAAAACGACCGTATTCAACTGTCTGACGGGGTTCTACCGCGCCAGCGGCGGGGCGATCCGGCTTAATACCCGGAACAACCCGACCGATGTGATCCGTGTTCTCGGGCAGAAATTTCGCGCCAGTGACTGGATCAACCCTGCGCAATTGGGCTCCCGGCTTTACTACAAAATGTTTGGTGGCACCCATTTGGTGAACCGTGCCGGATTGGCGCGAACCTTCCAGAATATCCGCCTGTTTCGTGAAATGTCGGTGGTAGAGAATCTGCTGGTTGCGCAGCATCGCTTGAGTAATCGCAGCCTGATTGCCGGGGTGCTCAACACACCTGCCTACCGTCGAGCAGAAAACGAAGCGCTGGATCGCGCGTTTTACTGGCTGGAGGTGGTCGAATTGGTGGATTGCGCCAACCGGTTGGCGGGGGAGATGTCATATGGGCAGCAACGGCGCCTGGAGATCGCCCGCGCCATGTGTACGACCCCGGAAATGATCTGTCTGGATGAACCTGCTGCCGGGCTGAACCCGGTGGAAACCGCCACCCTGAGCCGGATCATCCGTTTTCTGCGTCAGCATCACGGCATTACGGTGTTACTTATCGAACATGATATGGGGATGGTGATGGAGATTTCCGATCATGTGATCGTGCTGGATCACGGGGATGTGATCGCCCAAGGTACGCCGCAAGAGATCCAACATAATGACAGCGTGATCGCCGCTTATCTGGGCGCCGACGAAGAGGAACTGGCGGGATGA
- a CDS encoding acyl-CoA dehydrogenase family protein, with translation MNVTHTGTQSASKIPSTADDILERARRIVPLLREHSASIEEKRCLPNAVVDLLRDSGVFRAAMPKNWGGPELTSVQQTQLVEILATGDVSAAWCAMIGMDSGIYSGFFPEEIARQIYPSLDMANSGWIHPHGRADRVAGGFNVSGQWRFASGVTHCDVLVAGCLVYKDGVLEPDALTGEAKQWRVMVATPADFQINDTWFTTGLAGSGSLDYSVMQLFVPDERSFSFSRPYKQGPLHSSPDAILRKMSGVPLGMARACLDYVRSQVAERIDRETGIPWVNDVRVQSAIALAEMELAAARSSVYSSLDMQWQKLANREDFSLDDRVLTALARYNAFRTGRNIVQTLYDLMGGSSIYKRSPMDGWLRDSTTMCQHAVAQNAILQLAGKVLVGGQSTSPFF, from the coding sequence ATGAACGTTACCCATACAGGAACACAATCTGCCTCAAAAATACCCTCAACCGCTGATGATATTCTTGAGCGTGCTCGCCGGATTGTTCCTCTTTTGCGTGAGCATTCTGCGTCGATAGAAGAAAAACGTTGTTTGCCAAATGCCGTGGTGGATTTGCTGCGAGACTCAGGGGTATTTCGTGCTGCAATGCCAAAAAACTGGGGGGGACCAGAGCTAACTTCCGTTCAACAGACACAGCTGGTTGAAATTCTCGCTACGGGTGATGTTTCTGCCGCCTGGTGCGCCATGATAGGCATGGATTCTGGTATTTATTCCGGGTTCTTTCCCGAAGAGATTGCTCGCCAAATCTACCCGTCATTAGACATGGCGAATTCAGGCTGGATCCATCCTCATGGACGCGCAGACCGAGTCGCTGGTGGTTTCAATGTCAGCGGGCAATGGCGCTTTGCTAGCGGTGTGACACATTGTGATGTCTTGGTTGCGGGTTGTCTGGTCTATAAGGATGGCGTATTGGAACCCGATGCGCTGACGGGGGAGGCAAAACAATGGCGCGTGATGGTTGCCACACCTGCTGATTTTCAAATTAATGATACCTGGTTTACCACTGGGCTCGCTGGTAGCGGTAGCCTGGATTACTCGGTGATGCAGCTGTTTGTGCCCGATGAACGTAGTTTCTCTTTCTCCAGGCCTTATAAACAAGGCCCTCTTCATAGTAGTCCTGATGCGATACTGCGAAAAATGTCAGGTGTTCCGCTTGGGATGGCTCGCGCCTGTCTGGATTATGTGCGCAGCCAGGTTGCTGAACGTATCGATAGAGAAACGGGTATCCCTTGGGTTAACGATGTTCGTGTGCAATCTGCGATTGCCCTGGCTGAAATGGAGCTGGCAGCCGCGCGCAGTAGCGTTTACAGCAGCCTGGATATGCAGTGGCAAAAGTTGGCAAACAGGGAGGATTTCTCTCTTGATGATCGAGTACTCACCGCATTAGCGCGTTACAACGCGTTTCGTACTGGCCGAAATATTGTTCAAACCCTGTATGACTTGATGGGCGGTTCTTCAATCTATAAACGTTCGCCTATGGATGGGTGGTTACGGGATTCGACCACCATGTGCCAGCATGCCGTTGCTCAGAACGCCATTCTGCAATTGGCTGGCAAGGTGCTGGTTGGCGGGCAGTCCACCAGCCCGTTCTTCTGA
- a CDS encoding cupin domain-containing protein: MNTTDINAPGVKSASPIRQTYLPAGSGPKVWMSGDEYQILLDAQSSDNTMTLIDALIPPGSGPPMHLHDNVDELFFVQVGELDIMVDDVTHQVKAGGRVFVKRGVPHAFTNRSDQVARMLIFYTPGGIEAFFLAAGQTAIEGVTPPEVTEESQIREINIASYHHISQKRANEEDVIVHAAVGRGT, from the coding sequence ATGAACACAACTGATATAAATGCCCCCGGTGTCAAATCGGCCTCTCCGATAAGGCAAACCTACTTGCCTGCGGGCAGCGGCCCTAAAGTATGGATGAGTGGCGACGAATACCAGATCCTCCTCGATGCTCAAAGCAGTGACAACACGATGACGTTGATCGATGCCCTCATTCCTCCGGGCAGTGGCCCTCCAATGCATCTGCACGACAACGTGGATGAACTTTTTTTTGTGCAAGTCGGCGAGCTTGACATCATGGTCGATGATGTCACACATCAGGTTAAGGCCGGGGGACGCGTATTTGTCAAACGGGGAGTTCCGCATGCTTTTACCAATCGTTCCGATCAGGTCGCCCGTATGTTGATTTTCTATACCCCTGGCGGAATAGAAGCGTTCTTCCTGGCGGCGGGGCAAACAGCAATCGAAGGTGTTACACCGCCTGAAGTAACGGAAGAAAGTCAGATCAGAGAAATCAATATTGCGTCTTATCACCATATCTCTCAGAAAAGAGCAAATGAGGAGGATGTTATCGTCCATGCGGCAGTGGGTAGGGGAACATAA
- a CDS encoding alpha/beta hydrolase, producing the protein MNIPYRVVIVHGFLSTPRHHWFVWLKKQLEKLGIQVVLPTMPSPRSPCSADWLAHLMATVPTVSRHTWFIGHSLGCVTLLHYLALLNEENPVEGAVLVSGFSEPVPLMAELNDFTRQDFDYSQLKKNVGQFVTLCSMNDDIVPAYLTQSLSRSLSAECYSFPSAGHFRAQDGFKQFPELLQVLSDYLKI; encoded by the coding sequence ATGAACATACCTTATAGAGTTGTGATCGTTCATGGGTTCCTATCAACGCCGCGTCATCACTGGTTTGTTTGGCTAAAAAAACAGCTTGAAAAACTGGGGATTCAGGTGGTGTTACCAACAATGCCGTCTCCGCGTTCCCCATGTTCTGCTGATTGGCTGGCACATCTGATGGCCACCGTTCCCACGGTTTCCAGGCATACCTGGTTTATTGGTCATAGCCTGGGATGCGTCACATTACTGCACTACCTTGCGCTATTGAACGAGGAGAATCCCGTTGAAGGGGCTGTTTTAGTGTCCGGTTTTTCTGAACCCGTGCCTTTAATGGCGGAGTTAAATGACTTCACCCGACAGGATTTTGACTATTCACAGCTGAAAAAAAATGTTGGGCAGTTCGTGACCCTTTGCTCGATGAATGACGATATTGTTCCTGCATATCTTACTCAATCGCTCAGCCGTTCACTCTCGGCCGAATGTTACAGTTTCCCATCCGCAGGCCATTTCAGAGCCCAGGATGGGTTTAAGCAATTTCCTGAGTTATTGCAGGTTCTCAGCGACTATCTGAAGATTTAG
- the pagP gene encoding lipid IV(A) palmitoyltransferase PagP, translating into MRIFLAVVWAGLLLLTPSTKAAEPVYGAEQVSGWWNTLTSNVAKTWDEPQNYDLYVPFLSWHNRFMYDKEKTDNYNEMPWGGGFGISRYDEQGNWHALYAMMFKDSHNEWQPIVGYGWEKGWYPDQNQDFRLGLGVTAGITAREDFGNYIPLPIVLPLFSASYKRLNLQFTYIPGTYNNGNVLFAWLRYGF; encoded by the coding sequence ATGCGGATTTTTCTTGCGGTGGTCTGGGCGGGGTTGTTGCTGTTAACCCCGTCAACGAAAGCAGCAGAACCGGTTTATGGTGCAGAGCAAGTCTCCGGGTGGTGGAATACCTTGACCAGCAATGTCGCAAAAACCTGGGATGAACCGCAAAATTACGATCTTTATGTCCCCTTCCTCAGTTGGCACAACCGCTTCATGTACGACAAAGAAAAAACCGACAATTACAATGAAATGCCATGGGGCGGCGGCTTTGGTATTTCCCGCTATGATGAGCAGGGCAACTGGCATGCACTGTACGCCATGATGTTTAAAGACTCCCATAATGAATGGCAACCTATCGTCGGTTACGGTTGGGAAAAAGGTTGGTATCCGGACCAGAATCAGGATTTTCGCCTGGGGCTTGGGGTGACCGCGGGGATTACCGCGCGTGAAGATTTTGGCAACTACATCCCTTTGCCGATCGTACTGCCACTTTTTTCAGCCAGTTATAAACGCTTGAACTTACAATTTACCTATATCCCCGGTACCTACAACAATGGCAACGTGCTCTTCGCTTGGCTGCGCTATGGTTTTTAA
- a CDS encoding branched-chain amino acid ABC transporter substrate-binding protein has product MSLNMIKTPLAALLIGCFSTAFSAHADIVIGVAGPFSGPNATYGDQYWRGASQAAADINAAGGIKGEKITLVQGDDACEPKQAVAVANRLVDQDHVAAVVGHFCSSSTMPASEVYDEAGIIAITPGSTNPQITDRGMNNMFRMCGRDDQQGVIATNYMLNVLKAKKIAVIHDKDTYGQGLADAAKAEMNKRGVKEVMYEGLSRGEKDFNALVTKIASVNPDVVYFGGCHPEAGPLVRQMREQGVKAKFFSGDCIVTEELVTAAGGPQYTSGVLMTFGNDPRQIPEGKEVIAKFRASGFEPEGYTLYAYASVQAIAAAFNATGGKDSAKASAWLKSHDVDTVMGKKAWDKKGDLKVSDYVVYQWDDKGKYHQL; this is encoded by the coding sequence ATGTCATTGAACATGATCAAAACCCCGCTTGCTGCTCTGCTTATTGGTTGTTTTAGTACGGCTTTTTCTGCTCATGCCGATATCGTAATTGGTGTTGCCGGTCCTTTCTCCGGCCCAAATGCAACCTATGGGGATCAGTACTGGCGTGGAGCCTCGCAGGCTGCAGCAGATATCAACGCTGCCGGGGGGATTAAAGGAGAAAAGATTACGTTGGTTCAAGGGGATGATGCCTGCGAACCGAAACAGGCGGTGGCGGTAGCCAACCGTCTGGTCGATCAGGATCACGTTGCTGCGGTTGTCGGGCACTTCTGCTCATCTTCCACCATGCCTGCTTCTGAGGTGTATGACGAAGCCGGGATCATTGCCATCACACCCGGCTCCACCAACCCGCAAATTACCGATCGCGGCATGAATAACATGTTCCGCATGTGTGGCCGTGACGACCAACAGGGCGTTATTGCCACCAACTACATGCTGAATGTCTTGAAGGCGAAGAAGATCGCCGTCATCCATGACAAAGACACTTACGGACAAGGGCTGGCCGATGCCGCGAAGGCAGAAATGAATAAGCGTGGTGTGAAGGAGGTGATGTACGAAGGGTTATCCCGTGGCGAGAAAGACTTTAACGCCCTGGTAACCAAGATTGCTTCCGTCAATCCGGACGTAGTGTACTTTGGCGGTTGCCATCCAGAGGCCGGTCCATTGGTACGTCAAATGCGTGAACAAGGGGTAAAAGCCAAGTTCTTCTCCGGTGACTGTATTGTCACTGAGGAATTAGTGACGGCAGCCGGTGGGCCGCAGTATACCTCGGGTGTCCTGATGACTTTCGGCAACGATCCGCGTCAAATTCCGGAAGGGAAAGAGGTGATTGCCAAGTTCCGCGCCAGTGGATTTGAGCCAGAAGGGTACACACTGTATGCCTACGCGTCTGTTCAGGCTATTGCCGCAGCCTTCAACGCCACTGGCGGTAAAGATAGCGCCAAAGCCAGCGCATGGCTGAAGTCACACGATGTGGATACCGTGATGGGGAAAAAAGCCTGGGATAAAAAGGGCGATCTGAAAGTCTCGGATTACGTGGTTTATCAATGGGATGATAAGGGTAAATATCACCAGCTCTGA
- a CDS encoding MFS transporter, protein MIDFAITTETKKDALPVAIYLLCLGIFAMVTSEFQVSGMIPVMADDLGVTISQVGYLVSIYAFAMAFGGPLLAIGLLKIAPKTALLFLYLIFICGEVLGALAHSYEALVVARLITGSASGAFFGVALAICVQLVAESLRGWAVSIVLAGIMVGTVLGLPMANLIGTHFGWRESFWTVSVLAAIVGLISVVVIPSIPKTDALSLRGELGALKNPKLWAAFATSLLIIGATFAAFTYFTPILKEITGYGDAAVAGLLFAYGLATVIGNLVVGKLAERHTISTLSVGLGALAIFLALFGLFAESKWIAALALLGIGLFGVTMNPAMVSRVMRTANGRPLINTIHTSVITLGIVAGSFLGGLCISLGLSLRSPLWIGFLMAIAGLMTLLPDIRALRKASAKQQKNA, encoded by the coding sequence ATGATTGATTTCGCTATCACCACAGAGACGAAGAAAGACGCACTACCTGTCGCGATTTACCTGCTTTGTCTGGGCATATTTGCGATGGTGACCAGTGAATTCCAGGTCTCCGGAATGATCCCTGTCATGGCTGACGATCTGGGGGTCACGATATCGCAAGTAGGGTATCTCGTTTCTATTTATGCTTTTGCCATGGCTTTTGGCGGTCCACTGTTGGCTATCGGATTATTAAAAATTGCGCCCAAAACGGCGTTGCTCTTCCTTTATCTGATCTTTATCTGCGGCGAGGTCCTGGGGGCGTTAGCCCATTCCTATGAGGCATTGGTTGTCGCCAGGTTGATCACCGGCTCCGCATCCGGCGCTTTCTTCGGGGTTGCCTTGGCGATCTGTGTGCAGTTGGTAGCAGAATCACTACGAGGGTGGGCGGTATCCATTGTACTGGCGGGAATTATGGTGGGTACGGTCTTGGGGCTTCCCATGGCGAACCTGATTGGGACCCATTTTGGTTGGCGTGAGAGTTTCTGGACCGTTAGCGTTCTGGCTGCAATAGTCGGTTTGATCAGTGTGGTGGTGATCCCCTCGATTCCTAAGACTGATGCGCTAAGTTTGCGGGGAGAACTGGGGGCATTGAAAAACCCTAAGCTTTGGGCCGCCTTTGCAACCAGCCTGTTGATCATTGGCGCTACTTTTGCCGCATTCACCTATTTCACGCCAATCTTAAAGGAGATCACCGGCTATGGAGATGCCGCAGTCGCGGGCTTATTGTTTGCCTATGGGCTGGCAACAGTGATCGGTAACCTGGTAGTGGGAAAACTGGCCGAGCGCCATACCATCTCAACGTTATCCGTTGGGTTGGGGGCGCTGGCAATATTCCTGGCCCTGTTTGGCTTATTTGCAGAGAGCAAATGGATAGCCGCCTTGGCGTTGCTGGGGATTGGCCTGTTTGGTGTCACGATGAACCCCGCCATGGTTTCCCGTGTGATGCGGACAGCCAACGGCAGGCCGCTAATCAATACCATACACACCTCCGTGATCACACTGGGTATTGTTGCAGGTTCTTTCCTCGGCGGCCTGTGCATCAGTTTAGGCTTGAGTTTGCGCTCTCCGCTCTGGATTGGATTTTTGATGGCCATTGCCGGTCTGATGACCTTGCTCCCGGATATTCGCGCGTTGCGTAAGGCCAGTGCCAAGCAGCAAAAAAACGCTTAA